From one Streptomyces chromofuscus genomic stretch:
- a CDS encoding universal stress protein, which translates to MHSSEPVPRVVVGVDGSPSSYAALRWAVQYAQRVGGFVEAVHAWDTPSAIGWSGPAIDPEFDLEQARERFAAELRTVFRDEHPAGLREELVEGDPSEVLIRASQGAELLVVGSRGRGGFARAMLGSVSQRCAQHAACPVVVVRQEQDPAH; encoded by the coding sequence ATGCATTCCTCGGAGCCGGTACCACGGGTGGTCGTGGGAGTGGACGGTTCGCCGTCGTCGTACGCGGCGCTGCGCTGGGCGGTCCAGTACGCGCAGAGGGTCGGCGGTTTCGTGGAGGCGGTGCACGCCTGGGACACGCCGTCGGCCATCGGCTGGAGCGGGCCGGCCATCGACCCGGAGTTCGACCTGGAGCAGGCCCGGGAGCGTTTCGCGGCGGAGCTGCGCACCGTCTTCCGGGACGAGCACCCCGCCGGGCTGCGGGAGGAGCTCGTGGAGGGCGACCCCTCGGAGGTGCTCATCCGCGCCTCGCAAGGCGCGGAACTCCTCGTCGTGGGCAGCCGCGGACGGGGCGGCTTCGCCCGGGCGATGCTGGGATCGGTCAGCCAGCGTTGCGCCCAGCACGCGGCCTGCCCGGTGGTCGTCGTCCGTCAGGAACAGGACCCGGCGCACTGA
- a CDS encoding sensor histidine kinase produces MTGTIGPGYVEGTWRTAVGRPKEPGEQARVRLPQLRLDELLEELQARLDAARGTRDRVHSLLEAVLSVGRELDLQQALRGIVQAAAVLVDAEYAALGVITPDGKRLSDFLTVGISEEGIARIGHYPEGHGILGELIRNPEPLRLEKISAHPASYGFPANHPPMNTFLGVPIRVRDQIFGNLYLTEKRGGAQFDEDDESVLATLAVAAGVAIDNARLYEESRLRERWLRANAEITQRLLSGSARGEVLALIAERARENTGAALAVVAVPVEDTDALTVELAIGRQAEAHRGRVLPVDDGLIGRAFTTGAPVTSPDVLGDERGPSDAGRVTGLGPAVAVPIGGKEGVRGVVLLVRPAGRTVFSEEETEPLKGFAAQAAVAMELAEHRRDAEQIALLQDRDRIARDLHDLAIQRLFATGMTLQSAGRFIEHPEASERVARAVDDLDETIKIIRSTIFGLRAREDAVGQGLRAKVVRAVGEAAPLLGFAPSLRMEGLLDTQVPQETADHVLAVLSEALTNVARHARADRADVVLETDGGTLCLTVTDNGVGIPPDGRRSGLQNMADRARQLGGTLEVTSPVDGGARVAWRVPVRRT; encoded by the coding sequence ATGACCGGAACGATCGGCCCGGGGTATGTCGAGGGGACCTGGAGGACAGCCGTGGGACGCCCCAAGGAGCCCGGGGAGCAAGCGCGTGTGCGGTTGCCGCAGCTGAGGCTGGACGAGCTCCTGGAGGAGCTCCAGGCCCGCCTGGACGCGGCACGCGGCACCCGCGACCGGGTGCACAGCCTGCTGGAGGCGGTGCTCTCGGTCGGCCGTGAGCTGGACCTGCAGCAGGCGCTGCGCGGCATCGTGCAGGCCGCGGCCGTCCTGGTGGACGCCGAGTACGCCGCCCTGGGCGTGATCACACCTGACGGCAAACGGCTGTCGGACTTCCTCACCGTGGGCATCAGCGAGGAGGGCATCGCCCGGATCGGCCACTACCCGGAGGGGCACGGCATCCTCGGCGAGCTCATCCGCAACCCCGAGCCGCTGCGGCTGGAGAAGATCTCCGCGCACCCCGCCTCGTACGGCTTCCCGGCGAACCACCCGCCGATGAACACCTTCCTCGGCGTCCCCATACGCGTCCGCGACCAGATCTTCGGCAACCTCTACCTGACCGAGAAGCGCGGCGGCGCGCAGTTCGACGAGGACGACGAGTCGGTGCTGGCGACCCTCGCCGTGGCGGCGGGGGTGGCGATCGACAACGCCCGGCTCTACGAGGAGTCCCGGCTGCGCGAGCGGTGGCTGCGGGCGAACGCCGAGATCACCCAGCGGCTGCTGTCCGGCAGCGCACGCGGCGAGGTGCTCGCCCTGATCGCCGAGCGGGCCAGGGAGAACACCGGCGCCGCCCTGGCCGTGGTCGCCGTGCCGGTGGAGGACACCGACGCGCTCACCGTGGAACTGGCCATCGGCCGGCAGGCCGAGGCGCATCGCGGGCGGGTGCTGCCGGTCGACGACGGCCTGATCGGCCGGGCCTTCACCACCGGCGCCCCGGTCACCAGCCCCGACGTCCTGGGTGACGAGCGGGGCCCGTCGGACGCCGGGCGGGTGACCGGGCTCGGCCCGGCGGTCGCGGTGCCCATCGGCGGCAAGGAGGGCGTCCGAGGTGTCGTGCTGCTGGTCCGCCCGGCGGGCCGGACGGTGTTCTCGGAGGAGGAGACCGAGCCGCTCAAGGGCTTCGCCGCCCAGGCCGCGGTGGCGATGGAGCTCGCCGAGCACCGCCGTGACGCGGAGCAGATCGCCTTGCTCCAGGACCGGGACCGCATCGCCCGCGACCTCCACGACCTGGCGATCCAGCGGCTGTTCGCCACCGGGATGACGCTGCAGAGCGCCGGCCGGTTCATCGAGCACCCGGAGGCCTCCGAACGTGTCGCGCGGGCCGTCGACGACCTGGACGAGACCATCAAGATCATCAGGTCGACGATCTTCGGGCTTCGCGCGCGTGAGGACGCCGTCGGGCAGGGGCTGCGGGCCAAGGTGGTGCGGGCGGTCGGGGAGGCCGCGCCGCTGCTGGGGTTCGCGCCCAGCCTGCGCATGGAGGGGCTGCTGGACACCCAGGTCCCCCAGGAGACGGCCGACCACGTGCTCGCCGTCCTCTCCGAGGCCCTGACCAACGTCGCCCGGCACGCGCGCGCGGACCGCGCCGACGTCGTCCTGGAGACCGACGGCGGCACGCTCTGCCTCACGGTCACGGACAACGGCGTCGGCATCCCCCCGGACGGCCGCCGCAGCGGCCTGCAGAACATGGCCGACCGGGCCCGGCAGCTGGGCGGCACCCTGGAGGTGACCAGTCCGGTCGACGGCGGGGCGCGGGTGGCGTGGCGGGTGCCGGTGCGTCGGACGTAG
- a CDS encoding response regulator yields the protein MPDSERGDAESPIRVFLLDDHEVVRRGVHDLLDDEPDITVVGEAATAEQALVRVPALRPQVAVLDVRLPDGDGVTVCRELRSRMPDLACLMLTSFDDEEALLDSIMAGASGYVLKQIQGSDLVSAVRTVARGQSLLDPSATTRLMARLRGGGRPEPEPEPDVLPGLTDREREILALIGEGLTNRQIGQRLYLAEKTVKNHISRMLAKLGVERRIQAAVIATQAQDRLRQEGR from the coding sequence ATGCCGGACAGCGAGCGCGGCGACGCCGAGAGTCCGATCCGTGTCTTCCTCCTCGACGACCACGAGGTGGTACGCCGCGGGGTGCACGACCTGCTCGACGACGAGCCGGACATCACCGTCGTCGGCGAGGCCGCCACCGCCGAGCAGGCCCTGGTCCGCGTCCCCGCGCTGCGCCCGCAGGTCGCGGTGCTCGACGTACGGCTGCCGGACGGCGACGGTGTGACCGTGTGCCGGGAGCTGCGCTCGCGCATGCCGGACCTGGCCTGCCTGATGCTGACCTCGTTCGACGACGAGGAGGCACTGCTCGACTCGATCATGGCCGGAGCCTCCGGGTACGTGCTGAAGCAGATCCAGGGCTCCGACCTGGTCTCCGCCGTCCGGACGGTCGCCCGCGGCCAGTCGCTGCTGGACCCGAGTGCCACGACCCGTCTGATGGCCCGGCTGCGCGGCGGCGGACGGCCCGAGCCCGAGCCCGAGCCGGACGTCCTGCCGGGGCTGACCGACCGTGAACGCGAGATCCTCGCCCTGATCGGCGAGGGCCTCACCAACCGTCAGATCGGTCAACGGCTCTACCTCGCCGAGAAGACCGTCAAGAACCACATCTCCCGCATGCTGGCCAAGCTGGGCGTCGAGCGGCGCATCCAGGCCGCCGTCATCGCGACCCAGGCCCAGGACCGGCTCCGGCAGGAGGGACGCTGA
- the ppdK gene encoding pyruvate, phosphate dikinase, whose amino-acid sequence MVRYVYDFTEGGRGMADLLGGKGANLAEMTRMGLPVPPGFVVTTEACRAFLATGAEPAGLSREVSAHLSGLEAASGRRLGQRDDPLLVSVRSGARASMPGMMDTVLDIGLNDESVLGLAVVSGNDRFAWDSYRRLVQMFGSTVMGVESSLFDEAMTVLREARDVPDDRRLDADALADLVEMYKKLIRDATGHDFPQSPAEQLRRAVLAVFRSWNCERAGLYRRREHIPDDLGTAVTVQRMVFGNLGPDSGSGVAFTRDPATGRPGLYGDYLPDAQGEDVVAGVRDAVPLTELERLDPRSYGQLREYLRTLEDHYRDLCDIEFTVERGRLWMLQTRVGKRTAAAEFAIAAELTDEGLITQDEALARVSGDGLVRLMFPRFDTAAAGVPLAHGIPASPGAAVGAVVFDSATAVRRAAAGEKVVLVRHETTPDDLPGMVAAQAVLTSHGGKTSHAAVVARGMGRVCVCGAEELTVRAGTRNFTTRDGTVVEEGTVISVDGTAGAVYPGAAPLVDSPVMRYLETGERSGEVADAVARALLQADGVRRLEVRANADTPEDAARARRFGAQGIGLCRTEHMFLGERRKLVEEMILACTADRRDRALDALLPMQREDFVGILAAMDGLPVTIRLLDPPLHEFLPDRTELAVRVATVEARGGLPDPHDVELLEAVNRMHEENPMLGLRGVRLGLVVPGLVAMQVRAVAEAVVERTRAGGTPVAEIMVPLIGSVEELRLERGEVERVLAEVRDETGVPVNCPVGTMIELPRAALTAGRIAEQADFFSFGTNDLTQTTWGFSRDDVEAEFFSAYLDKGVFPASPFERLDREGVGRLVGLAVAEGRATRPGLKIGVCGEHGGDPESVHFFHAAGLDYVSCSPFRVPVARLEAGRAAVLAT is encoded by the coding sequence ATGGTCCGTTACGTGTACGACTTCACCGAGGGCGGCCGTGGCATGGCCGACCTGCTCGGCGGCAAGGGCGCGAACCTCGCCGAGATGACCCGGATGGGCCTGCCGGTGCCGCCCGGTTTCGTCGTCACCACCGAGGCCTGCCGGGCCTTCCTCGCCACCGGCGCCGAACCCGCGGGGCTGTCCCGGGAGGTTTCCGCGCACCTGTCGGGCCTGGAGGCCGCCTCGGGACGGCGGCTGGGGCAGCGCGACGATCCGCTGCTGGTGTCGGTCCGCTCCGGGGCGCGCGCCTCCATGCCCGGCATGATGGACACGGTGCTGGACATCGGCCTGAACGACGAGTCCGTCCTGGGCCTGGCCGTGGTCTCCGGCAACGACCGCTTCGCCTGGGACTCCTACCGCCGTCTCGTGCAGATGTTCGGCAGTACGGTCATGGGGGTCGAGTCCTCGCTGTTCGACGAGGCCATGACGGTGCTGCGGGAGGCCCGCGACGTCCCGGACGACCGGCGCCTGGACGCCGACGCCCTCGCCGACCTCGTGGAGATGTACAAGAAGCTGATCCGCGACGCGACCGGGCACGACTTCCCCCAGTCCCCCGCCGAGCAGCTGCGCCGGGCGGTGCTCGCCGTCTTCCGGTCCTGGAACTGCGAACGCGCCGGCCTCTACCGGCGCCGCGAGCACATCCCCGACGACCTGGGCACGGCCGTCACCGTCCAGCGCATGGTCTTCGGCAACCTCGGCCCCGACTCGGGCAGCGGCGTCGCCTTCACCCGCGACCCGGCCACCGGCCGCCCCGGCCTGTACGGCGACTACCTGCCCGACGCACAGGGCGAGGACGTCGTCGCCGGCGTCCGCGACGCCGTGCCGCTGACCGAACTGGAACGGCTGGATCCGCGCTCTTACGGGCAGTTGCGGGAGTACCTGCGGACTCTGGAGGATCACTACCGGGACCTGTGCGACATCGAGTTCACGGTCGAGCGTGGTCGGCTGTGGATGCTCCAGACGCGGGTGGGAAAGCGCACCGCCGCGGCGGAGTTCGCCATCGCCGCCGAGCTGACCGACGAGGGGCTCATCACCCAGGACGAGGCCCTGGCACGGGTGAGCGGGGACGGGCTGGTCCGGCTGATGTTCCCCCGCTTCGACACCGCCGCGGCCGGGGTACCGCTCGCCCACGGCATCCCCGCCTCGCCCGGCGCCGCGGTGGGCGCGGTGGTCTTCGACTCGGCGACGGCCGTGCGACGCGCCGCCGCCGGCGAGAAGGTCGTTCTCGTCCGTCACGAGACCACCCCCGACGACCTGCCCGGCATGGTCGCCGCCCAGGCGGTGCTGACCAGCCACGGCGGCAAGACCAGTCACGCGGCCGTGGTCGCCCGCGGCATGGGCAGGGTGTGCGTCTGCGGCGCCGAGGAACTGACCGTGCGCGCCGGGACGCGGAACTTCACGACCCGTGACGGCACCGTGGTCGAGGAGGGCACGGTCATCTCGGTCGACGGCACGGCCGGTGCCGTGTACCCGGGCGCGGCGCCGCTGGTGGACTCCCCGGTCATGCGGTACCTGGAGACCGGCGAGCGGTCGGGCGAGGTGGCCGACGCGGTGGCCCGCGCGCTGCTCCAGGCCGACGGCGTACGGCGGCTCGAGGTGCGGGCCAACGCCGACACCCCCGAGGACGCCGCGCGCGCCCGCCGGTTCGGCGCGCAGGGCATCGGCCTGTGCCGCACCGAGCACATGTTCCTGGGCGAGCGCCGCAAGCTGGTCGAGGAGATGATCCTGGCCTGCACCGCCGACCGGCGCGACCGGGCGCTGGACGCGCTGCTGCCGATGCAACGCGAGGACTTCGTCGGCATCCTCGCCGCGATGGACGGCCTTCCGGTCACGATCCGGCTTCTCGACCCACCGCTGCACGAGTTCCTGCCCGATCGCACGGAACTCGCCGTGCGCGTCGCGACCGTCGAAGCCCGCGGCGGCCTGCCCGACCCGCACGACGTCGAGCTGCTCGAAGCGGTGAACCGGATGCACGAGGAGAACCCGATGCTCGGCCTGCGCGGCGTCCGCCTCGGCCTGGTGGTCCCGGGCCTGGTCGCCATGCAGGTGCGGGCCGTCGCCGAGGCCGTCGTGGAGCGCACGCGCGCGGGTGGCACCCCGGTCGCGGAGATCATGGTGCCGCTGATCGGCTCCGTCGAGGAACTCCGCCTGGAGCGCGGCGAGGTGGAGCGCGTGCTGGCCGAGGTCCGGGACGAGACCGGCGTCCCCGTGAACTGTCCGGTCGGCACCATGATCGAGCTGCCCCGGGCCGCGTTGACGGCCGGCCGGATCGCCGAGCAGGCGGACTTCTTCTCCTTCGGCACGAACGACCTGACGCAGACCACCTGGGGCTTCTCCCGCGACGACGTCGAGGCCGAGTTCTTCTCCGCATACCTCGACAAGGGTGTCTTCCCCGCCTCGCCGTTCGAGCGGCTCGACCGGGAGGGCGTGGGGCGGCTGGTCGGGCTCGCCGTCGCCGAGGGCCGGGCCACCCGGCCCGGTCTGAAGATCGGCGTCTGCGGGGAGCACGGCGGCGACCCGGAGTCGGTCCACTTCTTCCACGCCGCCGGGCTGGACTACGTCTCCTGTTCGCCGTTCCGCGTCCCGGTCGCCCGGCTGGAGGCCGGCCGGGCGGCCGTCCTGGCGACGTGA